A region from the Lolium perenne isolate Kyuss_39 chromosome 4, Kyuss_2.0, whole genome shotgun sequence genome encodes:
- the LOC127294612 gene encoding uncharacterized acetyltransferase At3g50280, with translation MPSPSPMVRVVSSRTVKPPPRPRERIELTSWDVSMLSVNYIQKGLLFAPPADPALPVVDHLAAALADVFAEYFPVAGRFITDKHRDDTGNVVGCSVSIDCDGQGVEIIHAVADGVTIADVIPPDADVPRVVRSFFPLDDAVNYDGHDAPLFVAQVTELADGVFVGFAYNHALSDGTAFWDFLNAWAEIARSSKLLAPADRPRLRRSPLLERWSPDGGAAAPIVLPCADVSELVERLSPPPLRERMLHFSAESLAALKERARQELLAAGDTAGAAAVTRFQALTSLLWRSITRARGLAPEQDTVCRAAVNNRGRLRPALPAEYFGNSIYAIGTEAVRAAELLERGHGWAAGAVGRAVAAHTDAAIRARVAAWMAKPMVYTLAWFDPYGTMMGSSPRFDMYGCDFGWGKAVAARSGKANKFDGKTSLYPGREGDGSMDAELTLTPEHMAALEQDEEFWAAVSPDAPTPVGKA, from the coding sequence ATGCCGTCTCCGTCGCCGATGGTGCGCGTGGTGTCGTCGCGCACGGTGAAGCCGCCGCCTCGGCCGCGCGAGCGCATCGAGCTCACCTCCTGGGACGTCTCCATGCTCTCCGTCAACTACATCCAGAAGGGCCTCCTCTTCGCGCCGCCCGCCGACCCCGCGCTCCCCGTCGTCGATCACctcgccgccgccctcgccgacGTGTTCGCCGAATACTTCCCCGTCGCCGGCCGCTTCATCACCGACAAGCACCGCGACGACACCGGCAACGTCGTGGGATGCTCGGTCTCCATCGACTGCGACGGCCAGGGCGTCGAGATCATCCACGCCGTCGCCGACGGCGTCACCATCGCCGACGTGATACCTCCCGACGCCGACGTGCCGCGCGTCGTCCGCTCCTTCTTCCCGCTCGACGATGCCGTCAACTACGACGGCCACGATGCCCCCCTCTTCGTCGCCCAGGTCACCGAGCTCGCCGACGGTGTCTTCGTCGGCTTCGCGTACAACCACGCGCTCTCCGACGGCACCGCCTTCTGGGACTTCCTCAACGCCTGGGCCGAGATCGCGCGCTCCTCCAAGCTTCTTGCGCCTGCGGACCGCCCGCGCCTAAGACGGTCGCCCCTGCTCGAGCGCTGGTCACccgacggcggcgcggcggcgccgaTCGTCCTGCCGTGCGCCGACGTGTCAGAGCTCGTCGAACGGCTGTCCCCGCCGCCGCTGCGCGAGCGCATGCTGCACTTCTCGGCGGAGTCGCTGGCGGCGCTCAAGGAGCGGGCCCGGCAAGAGCTCCTGGCGGCCGGGGACACGGCGGGCGCCGCCGCGGTGACGCGGTTCCAGGCGCTGACGTCTCTGCTGTGGCGGTCCATCACCCGCGCCCGGGGGCTGGCGCCGGAGCAGGACACGGTGTGCCGCGCGGCCGTCAACAACCGCGGGCGGCTCCGGCCGGCGCTGCCGGCGGAGTACTTCGGGAACAGCATCTACGCCATCGGCACGGAGGCGGTGCGCGCGGCGGAGCTGCTGGAGCGAGGGCACGGGTGGGCGGCGGGGGCAGTGGGGCGCGCGGTGGCGGCGCACACGGACGCGGCCATCAGGGCGCGCGTGGCGGCGTGGATGGCGAAGCCGATGGTGTACACCCTGGCCTGGTTCGACCCTTACGGGACCATGATGGGGAGCTCGCCGCGGTTCGACATGTACGGCTGCGACTTCGGGTGGGGGAAGGCGGTGGCGGCGCGGAGCGGCAAGGCCAACAAGTTCGACGGGAAGACGTCGCTGTACCCCGGCCGCGAGGGGGATGGCAGCATGGACGCCGAGCTCACGCTCACACCGGAGCACATGGCGGCGCTCGAGCAGGACGAGGAATTCTGGGCCGCCGTGTCGCCGGACGCGCCAACGCCGGTGGGGAAAGCTTGA